A region from the Marinobacter bohaiensis genome encodes:
- the rsmA gene encoding 16S rRNA (adenine(1518)-N(6)/adenine(1519)-N(6))-dimethyltransferase RsmA: MSKPAGHQARKRFGQNFLHDPGVIERIVSAIHPRPDDVMIEIGPGLGALTEELLSVNPALQVVELDRDLIPVLRTKFFNYPEFRIHEADALKFDFAELAADKPLRIVGNLPYNISTPLIFHLLGQAGVVQDMHFMLQKEVVQRLAAVPGDRHYGRLGIMAQYFCQVQPLFDVGPGAFKPAPKVDSAIVRLVPHRELPFPTQDLKLLQSVVRTAFNARRKTLRKALGGLVSADQLQSLGIDDGLRPENLALQDYVRIADHLAGQ; encoded by the coding sequence ATGTCTAAACCGGCCGGCCATCAGGCCCGCAAACGCTTCGGCCAGAATTTCCTGCACGATCCGGGCGTGATCGAGCGCATCGTCAGTGCGATCCATCCCCGCCCTGACGACGTCATGATCGAGATCGGTCCGGGGCTGGGCGCGCTGACCGAGGAGCTGTTGTCGGTCAATCCGGCGCTGCAGGTAGTGGAGCTGGACCGCGACCTGATTCCGGTGCTGCGGACCAAGTTTTTCAATTACCCGGAGTTCCGCATTCACGAGGCGGACGCGCTCAAGTTTGATTTCGCCGAACTGGCGGCGGACAAACCGCTGCGGATCGTCGGCAACCTGCCGTACAACATCTCCACGCCCCTGATCTTCCACCTGCTGGGGCAGGCCGGTGTGGTGCAGGACATGCACTTCATGCTGCAGAAAGAAGTGGTGCAGCGGCTGGCGGCGGTGCCGGGGGACCGGCACTACGGACGCCTGGGCATCATGGCCCAGTATTTCTGCCAGGTGCAGCCGCTGTTCGACGTCGGGCCGGGCGCGTTCAAGCCGGCCCCCAAGGTGGATTCGGCCATCGTCCGCCTGGTGCCGCACCGGGAGCTGCCGTTTCCGACGCAGGACCTGAAGCTGTTACAGTCGGTGGTGAGGACGGCCTTCAATGCCCGGCGCAAGACGCTGCGCAAGGCGCTGGGCGGGTTGGTCAGCGCTGACCAGCTGCAGTCACTGGGGATTGATGACGGCTTGCGGCCGGAAAACCTGGCGCTGCAGGATTATGTCCGGATTGCCGATCATCTGGCCGGGCAGTAA
- the pdxA gene encoding 4-hydroxythreonine-4-phosphate dehydrogenase PdxA → MSKPLTLALTAGEPAGIGPDLCLQIAQRERSAGLVVVADRALLESRASLLGLTVSLHDWRPGEPAATGARQLSVLTVPGLQSREAGRLDVDNSRYVLATLETAARGCLDGTFDGMVTAPVHKGVINDAGIAFSGHTEFLQDLCGVDRVVMMLATEGLRVALVTTHLPLKDVAAAITPKRLSQVTRILHRDLQTFFGLPDPRILVAGLNPHAGEGGHLGREELDVIEPTLADLRQEGMTLTGPLPADTLFTPHWLNQTDAVLAMYHDQGLPVLKFKGFGNAVNITLGLPIVRTSVDHGTALDLAGKGTADAGSLRTAINTAIEMAHCRREQNHV, encoded by the coding sequence ATGAGCAAGCCGCTGACCCTGGCCCTGACCGCTGGCGAGCCCGCCGGCATCGGGCCGGACCTGTGCCTGCAGATCGCCCAGCGCGAGCGGTCGGCGGGTCTGGTGGTGGTGGCCGACCGGGCCCTGCTGGAAAGCCGTGCCTCGCTCCTGGGGCTGACCGTTTCCCTGCACGACTGGCGCCCGGGTGAGCCGGCGGCGACCGGCGCCCGCCAGCTGTCAGTGCTGACGGTGCCGGGCTTGCAGAGCCGCGAGGCCGGGCGGCTCGACGTCGACAACAGCCGCTATGTCTTGGCCACGCTGGAAACCGCCGCCCGCGGCTGCCTGGACGGCACTTTCGATGGCATGGTGACGGCCCCGGTGCACAAGGGCGTGATCAACGACGCCGGTATCGCCTTCAGCGGTCACACCGAATTCCTGCAGGACCTGTGCGGCGTTGACCGGGTGGTGATGATGTTGGCCACCGAAGGCCTGCGGGTGGCGCTGGTCACCACCCACCTGCCGCTCAAGGACGTGGCGGCGGCCATCACGCCCAAGCGCCTGAGCCAGGTGACGCGTATCCTGCACCGCGATTTGCAGACATTCTTCGGGCTCCCGGACCCGCGCATCCTGGTGGCCGGCCTTAATCCCCATGCTGGGGAAGGCGGTCATCTGGGACGTGAAGAGCTGGACGTGATCGAGCCGACCCTGGCGGACCTGCGCCAGGAGGGCATGACCCTGACCGGTCCGCTGCCGGCGGACACCCTGTTCACGCCCCACTGGCTCAATCAGACCGACGCCGTGCTGGCCATGTACCACGATCAGGGCCTGCCGGTGCTCAAGTTCAAGGGCTTCGGCAACGCCGTCAACATCACCCTGGGGCTGCCCATCGTCCGCACCTCCGTGGACCACGGCACCGCCCTGGACCTGGCCGGTAAGGGCACCGCCGATGCGGGCAGCCTGCGCACCGCCATTAACACCGCAATCGAGATGGCGCATTGTCGCCGGGAACAGAACCATGTCTAA
- a CDS encoding peptidylprolyl isomerase, translating into MKAFPRLCARVMALLVFAVAAQTAMAERKPLDRVIAIVDDGVILQSEQDSRVRTVKARLNAQGTSLPPDNVLEERVLDQLILDSIQLQMAEKMGMRISDNELNDTMQNIARRNNMTLAQFEGALASEGLTYREAREQIRREMIISRVQQRRVDNRVRVTQREVDNFLQSQAGRENSGVEYQLGHILIAVDDFNDEAEVDAARAKAEALRQEIADGKDFQQVAVAESDGANALEGGVLGWRTENQLPSLVVDVAPELAVGEPSQVLQSGSGFHIVTVLDKRGGDTGKVIEQSKVRHILIRPSEALTDAQAQEKINEIYEQLEDGADFAELAREFSDDAVSGSDGGNLGWVSPGEMVPAFEQAMNDARVGQLKGPFRSRFGWHILQVQERRQKDIGDQLKENEARQVLYRRKYEVELQSWLREIREEAYVDIKTAGAGNDGGADAS; encoded by the coding sequence ATGAAGGCATTCCCGCGCCTGTGCGCACGTGTCATGGCCCTGCTGGTTTTCGCGGTGGCCGCCCAGACGGCAATGGCGGAACGCAAGCCGCTGGACCGGGTGATCGCCATCGTCGACGATGGCGTCATCCTGCAATCGGAGCAGGACAGCCGCGTACGCACGGTCAAGGCCCGCCTCAACGCGCAGGGCACCTCGCTGCCGCCGGATAACGTGCTGGAAGAGCGCGTGCTGGACCAGTTGATCCTGGACTCCATCCAGCTGCAGATGGCCGAGAAGATGGGCATGCGCATCAGCGATAACGAGCTGAACGACACCATGCAGAACATCGCCCGCCGCAACAACATGACGCTGGCCCAGTTCGAGGGCGCTCTGGCCAGCGAGGGCCTGACCTACCGCGAGGCGCGCGAGCAGATCCGTCGCGAGATGATCATCAGCCGCGTCCAGCAGCGCCGGGTGGACAACCGGGTGCGGGTAACCCAGCGCGAGGTGGATAACTTCCTGCAGTCCCAGGCCGGTCGCGAGAACAGCGGCGTTGAATACCAGCTGGGTCACATCCTGATCGCGGTGGACGATTTCAACGACGAGGCGGAAGTCGACGCGGCCCGCGCCAAGGCGGAAGCACTGCGCCAGGAGATCGCCGACGGCAAGGACTTCCAGCAGGTGGCGGTGGCCGAATCCGACGGTGCCAACGCCCTGGAGGGGGGCGTGCTGGGCTGGCGTACCGAGAACCAGCTGCCCTCGCTGGTGGTAGACGTGGCCCCGGAGCTGGCCGTGGGTGAGCCGTCCCAGGTGCTGCAAAGCGGCAGTGGTTTCCACATCGTGACGGTGCTGGACAAGCGCGGTGGCGACACCGGCAAGGTGATCGAACAGTCGAAAGTGCGCCACATCCTGATTCGGCCGTCCGAGGCGCTGACCGACGCCCAGGCTCAGGAGAAGATCAACGAGATCTACGAGCAACTGGAAGACGGTGCCGACTTCGCCGAGCTGGCGCGGGAATTCTCCGATGACGCCGTCTCCGGCTCCGACGGCGGCAACCTGGGCTGGGTCAGCCCGGGTGAGATGGTGCCGGCTTTCGAGCAGGCCATGAACGACGCCCGGGTGGGCCAGCTGAAAGGCCCGTTCCGCTCCCGCTTCGGCTGGCACATCCTGCAGGTTCAGGAGCGCCGCCAGAAAGACATCGGCGACCAGTTGAAAGAGAACGAGGCGCGCCAGGTGCTCTACCGCCGCAAGTACGAGGTGGAGCTGCAGAGCTGGCTGCGCGAGATCCGTGAAGAGGCCTACGTCGATATCAAGACCGCCGGCGCCGGCAACGACGGAGGTGCGGACGCATCATGA